tttaaatgacctagtctagcatgccatatatttgaggattcgatacagttaacagtaggaataacattattaatcaaatttcccaaaacgggatccgcattaataacaaataaactatttgacaagtaacccttgccaaagaatgtaccagtgtgaataagaactactttattacacttaaacgaaatttcaaaaccactagaaactaaacagcttccacttattatatttctacgcatgttgggaacatgatgcactctcgtcagagatagaatacgtcctgaagggaacttcagatccacgtttccaactccatgtacttgagcaacactagcattccccatcttcacagtcaagctatgactctgttgataagatacaaataaactaatatcagcacaaatatgtacattagctccagtatctatcaaccattcatttgacagataggtagaaaatatcacagggttgtaggatacataccggtcaacattggtttcagaagccgtagcctcaccaacaaccatgttcactacaggcccacttgcggttccaagcacaacatttgcttgtgctacctcggttttcttcgctttcttcgtagggcagtccttactccagtgcccaacctgcccacaagaccagcatggtttgtttgccttgggtttcttggccttgtccttgtcactcttaggtttattactattagctttcttagcaaaagccttcctcttttgtcctacagttgctatgtttaccttcgaggtaccgtgttcagttggcatcacatgtccctgtttggacttgtgttgttcttgcaccgagatgtccagcataaggttggtccaggtgatctctcctttctgtcttttcagggagagagagaactcttcccaagacttcgggagtttttcaatcacactcatcaccttgaacttctccgggagattcattccagactccctcaaagcatgcactatcatctcaaactcatgcacctgctcagtcatggacttattgtccaccagcttgaactcgaggaaccttgccacagaatacttttctagaccttgtgagtcagtattatgtgtctggtccagcttctcccataagagttttgcagagtaggtatcagaagaatagacatcaaacaaagtgtttgttagtgccgcaagaatggccgctctagccactccatccttctcagcccacttcgcaaaagccttaactgtgtcagccttctcttgatccactactggtttctcatattccacaaccggccacagaccctttatagtcaaccacagcttcatccttttctgccagcgagaaaagccaatgccaccgttgaatttctccggtaaaccggttagttcaacagcctgtgggaaactataggtggtccaatcaatggccccagcagttacacccgaactgctaccaccaccaacgataacctcactttcgttaaccattatgctaaattctatataaccaataatctcttcaagaatgttgagaaactcactaacaagtatagcaacatagaggcaagtgtataaagaatttaacaagtttaggccaagaccacagttaacaaaacaaaacatgcaggtaaacaaaatcagtaactgaaataacgaagagagaaagaaagatgtacccgaaaccatagctttcaacagtgactgaaataaaggtttacagatacaaaatgccaagaaaataatcacagctgagtcaccaggccttgctcgaagtcctggctgctcttgaagagattattgccccctacctgctgcgtttgggatgtgcgcaatatctccaccaggataaaacagctcggagtttatgttaacagcagcaacaaaacctccacttcgaccagcacctcagtcgccggaaaatatcagcacttcaggacttatgggagagtaatgcagagaggttgaagtgaagagatgagaatgtagtgtgttgtatatattattcattcagtttagcctctatttataggagaggaaaatgaaactgtcaaaacacttaatgtctgaattaaactgcttcattaataaaaaataaaaactgatcagcttttgaatttaaattatttgtaacagcttttcacattaacacccacattattatcagaacttaagttaagttctgatttaactcatcagtacttaagttctgattcgactcatcagtacttaagttctgattttattcatcagttcttaagttctgattctaatatcagaacttgttacagatcagattatttgcaggttcaatatatttagactacttagcctatttcagaacccaacccaataatccagtcaccgataaataaattcgaattaaaataattctcaaataaataaaatcctcgcccaggtcgcctcgcgtacgcgagacgccgagacattcgcccaaatcgcccttcgacccgacccggtgcGGTGCGTGTGTGGGCGcatgaagcacacaacaacacaatggaccatcacacaccttagtagttgtatactactcatgtgggtaataccatataaagcacacaaccccctttatttatttcaatgtgggacaaacattctcaaattttccaagcttttccaagctactttcatctctcatttcatatggatttcattaagaaaattcttaaaaccatacatgaaaatttaagttcaaatatcattgaacaatttacaatcattagattttaggattaacatcaagaacataattaaattaagctctaaaatcctaattttctaacaggAAGTAGCATTGCTGAGCAACGCTGTTGCATATGGTAATATCTTTAGATACATATATATGAAAATTATTGATGCTTGATCATGATCAGTGAATTTCATAAATATTAAACACACGAATACGATAATGAAGAACCAGCTCTTGTAACATCAGTAGAAGATTACCTAGTGGAAAACATGAACTTGAGGGAAGAGCAGAAGCGATGCACAGCAGAACACACTTATATATGAATATGTTCGATGCAGAATTTTAGGTACTCATGAACTCGTTACTCATGCCTTCATTTAGCCTATCAAAAGGTACGGGTTAGGCTAAAGCCAAGTGATAACATGTATAAACATAAAACACATATTCGAAATTGTTTGATGCACAACTCTGAATACTCATACACTCCCGGCTTCATTGAATCTCTTACAGGTATTCGTTAGGCTAAAAACGAGCAATGATATCATATACACCTCAATGTAATGGCAAACAAAAAGTTCTCTAGCAATCAAATGAATTTGTACATCAATCTAGTCTAAAATTTAAGAAACCCGGATTTTACCACTTCTATAATCTTCTTCTTTCCCCAACCTGTGGTTTTTTTTTCTTGGTTAGTCTTGGTTAGTCCTAAAGAAATGATCCCACCTATGCCTCTTTTCTGTCCCAAACATATAATACTTCCAGCTGTTCTCTTCATTAAACTCAAGACTGGAATTCTTCCCCTCTCTAATCTCTTGTCTAAGAGTTTCGACTCTATCAAGAACTCCTTTAAGTGTTCCGTCGAAAGCATCTTCTATTCCTGTCAATACAGATCTTGGATCTGCATAGCTCACCTTGGGAATAAGCCTTATAACCTCTTCTCTCATCTCTGACACCTTCTGTCTCGGAATTCGTTTTAACACCCCTTCAATGTTAACCTTTTTAATTTTCACATCAAACCCTGATATTAGCACCGAATACTTTGCGAAATCCGGTGGTAAATGCCATAAATATTGAACGTAAGCTGAACCTGGAGTGAAAAAAACTGGAATGCAACCTGCCAATATTGAATCAAATATTGATCGCCTTGTAAACGAATCCCCTGGAGGCTGTAAACAAAATAAAGAGCTTTGAAAAGTCTTCATAACATTTAGGGGCTTTTCACATTTTTCGTCTTTGTTCCCACAGTCTAAAAACCTGCACCTTTTCGAAGATGTACACTGATTAATAATTTCCCCTCGAATAGAATCTTTACGTTGAGGCTTCGGAGAACCAGCAAATGAAAACAGATATCTCCTTCTTAGCCGCCTCATTCTGTTCTGCCATGTATTCACTTCGTCTTCAGTTGAAGGATGGAAAATTGTCGGATATGGAATTGCAAAGTCATTCTTATTCCAAGGACTCGACTCAATTGTCAACACAGTAGTATTCTGGAATTCTGGTAACAACATAAGCTTGTTTCCCATGTCCCAATCCTTATTACCCTTCCTGCGAAAATCCCAAGTGGTCCTTCCTGCTACTAGAAAATGATCTCTACCGTCCATTTCTTCCCACTCGGGCTGATTCCTTAACCAATCCGCGACAGCTAAAGAATCAGCATCTCTTTCCGAAATATTATGATAATCCCCAAGGTACCTTGCAATGTCAAGGCCTGCATAGAATGGCACAAACACAGCTGCAGCTTTCGACGAATCATTTGTTAAACAGTCATACTGCCTCATTctattatgaaatatataatcCAGCGAAAACTGATTAGTAGCATACCAACCAGTAGGCATAAAAACTCTTTGCGGATTGCCAAGCTCTGAACCAAGTCCCATATTTGCCAATTGATGACAGGTATCATCTGGATTACTATGCTTATTACACTGTTTAATGTAGTCTATGTTAAATCTACTAGGAAGATCATGAACATAAATGTACCTACCGGAACATAATAATTCATGCTTATTAGCTTCAGCCTCCATCATTAGTGGTTCCAAATCCTTCTCGAGAATTTTAACTTTTTCCGCGTCTTCAAACCAGTTTTCATCATACGAATCAATTTCAGATTTTTCGACTGTCATACCATTACTGACATTTTCTGATCCTGTTTCTGCATGGCCGTTAGATGTTTGAATCTGATCAGGATTCGACGCATCAAATGAAATGGAATGATCTACAGATTTTGAGGATTCATCACCTCTACCAGACCAATCATATACATAAAGTAATGCATACCAGAAAATAAACAATGTGAAAACAATCAACCAGAAATTGTTACGGCACCTTGTGACTGTGGTATGATTCATTCTCTTATTCCTCCTTTCTTGTTGATGGCTAAATCTACAAACTCATTAAAAGGATCTTTCAAgcaaattttttataaataaaaatattattattttgcAAGGAAGACAACTAGACAAGTTTGTTGAGCATGTGTAGGGAAGAATTTTCTATGTGGCCTTTGAATACGTGATTTTATCAGTTTTACAAATATCTAAactttaaaaataaatattataaaggTGACTTGTCCATGGCAAACCGTGAATGCAGGGTGTTAAATAATTTTACTGGTGTAAAATATATTTAGATAAATAATTCTGGTTGTTAGTAATGTAATTTGTAGTATGCTTAATAAATATGCAATATATTTGTTTTTCagttaaataaaaaattataaaagagCAAGTAATCTGATAAAGGATATCATCATATCACTACTACATAATACATATTTTTTTGacagaaatatataaaaattctagaaatcctaaaaataaaaaatagtatTATAATAAAACATGAAGTGAACCAAAATGAAATATTAAAAGCCTATGATATGATAAATAGAATATTGAATCCTTAAAAATAACTTAAACATTGAAAGCCATAAGGACCTCCTTACTGACTTCGATTTTAAGAAGAAAGTACAGATAACAATTCTCTATAGATGTTGTCGCCTAAATATACATGCAATCATCTACTTTTTTTGAATATATAGAAATTTCAAACATCCACAAGCTAACAAGGCAAATTACTGCAATTTTGGGATAGTTGATTTAGACTTTTAAGAGCCTTTCTGGTTAACAAAGTTTAATAACTCCACTAAGCAGCATACAGAGTCTTTGAAAATATGAACTGCAGAAAGTGGATTTTAAAAGTACCATAACGAGCATAGAAGTCTAACCAAGATTTATTCCTAGATTTAGACAAAGACAAAGACAAGAGAGTGCATTGTAGAAAATGGCCGAGACATGTCAACTGTACCAAAACTTCAGGTACTCATCCTTTTCTTTGCCTTCCAATATAGCTTTGCAATATGTCGAACACCTTCAGCTAAAGTTGCTTTCCTTCCTTCATTAAAGTTCCATAACTCATGGACACAGTACCTTCCACTTGGATTGTACTCATTCATCTCAGTCAGTGCTGTAGCCGCTGCATCATATGCTTCATTACCCCATTCATTCTTTATAGCTTTGATGAAATCATCTTCTTCATCGATAACTTCCTGTACATGTCACATCCAGTCAAAGCATGCGGTAAGGAATTAACAGGAAGATCAGGGTCGGATACTGTTAGGTTACAAATTAGTACAATTTCTGGGAGAATACATACAATACAAGTCAAAGTATATGGTCTGCCTAAAAGGAAGAAGCTTATATGTTATCTCAACATATTTCTTACCTTGTGGTCTGTACCAACCACTATGAGCTTGAACGGGTACCAGCCTGGATTTgtaagtttctcactaaatttcCAATCAAATTCCATTGCTTTCTCTTCTGCTTCGGCATCAGGATATTTTTTCTTGGCAGCAGAAACAATCAGATTGTGGTCAAGTTCTCCCATTCTCTTAACGCCAATGGAGGTCTCAGTACGGTTGATCTTGAAAAACTGTgaagcaaaatatatatatataaaaaataccTAAATGAGCCATGGCTTTAAACTTATAGATACTCCTTTATTTCTTTCAAGTTTCAAATCTGCAACCAGTTCATAGAATACTGCACTTCCAGATGATAGAAATTTCAGTTACATATTATTTTCCTGATTAGCTAGACGTTAGACTAGAAGATATATGCTAATAACAGAACCTACAACATAAGAAATTGCCATAAAAAATAACAATGAACGAACTTACATTGATTAACTCTTTTCGAGCATCCTGCACCTCTTCATTGCTTTTCCTCTCCTTAATTAAGAGAGCTTGACTCAAATCTTCTAAATCCTCAAGATGATCTTCCTTCTCCTTCAGCTTTTCTTCTAAAGACTTCATCCTTTTGTTTACTTCAACATCCCCACCCTCAGTAAAAGGTATCATGGTTTCTAAAGCCCCTCTCATTTGTTCCATCTCCAATTCTAGAAGCTGCATTTCATCATGTTTTTTCTGTAGTTCAATAATCTGTTGGTGAAGTTGATGCTTTTCTTTCTGCCATTTGAATCAGTTACATGCATTAGAAGATGTTAGATCCTTAAAAATACTATACTACACGGTTACTCTTTTTCAAAATTGAACTCACTTTTTGAGCTTCTGCCAACTTCATCAGACGTTCTTGAAAATTCATTTGCTCCATGATTGCTTTCATTTACAAACAACAAAATAGGTATTACAAGTTTCGAACCCTAAACGTTAATTTAGATGACAATCTAGAAAGTAAGAGAAATCTATACCAAATAGAGCATTACAGCTAGTTATAGATCAAAGCAATTCATTCTTTCTAGACATGCAAAAATTTTCAACTTCACAAGCACATTTAAAACTCTTAAATAATCATGAAATAATATACACTTATACACTTAGAGCAAAGCCAATGGTGTGCTAAATACAGGGACGGAGGCAGGGGGTGGCCGGCGGGTGCGGCCGCCACCCCAAACTCCGGTATAATCGTGAAATTAGTATTtaaatttatgaaaaaattacatatttatatatttaatagtaaaaaaaaattattttgaatgttcgcccccttaaaaatatataaattttatgaaTTTAGTACTAATATTAGTGATATTTACAATAGTTACGAATTTAGATACATGAATTCAGGTATATTTTGtacattaaaattttaaaaataatatctattaatttatttaatatatattaaattaaatacatatatatatatatattagttactCAGGAAAAAAGGTTAAAAGTGGTGGGTGTCCACTAACGGCCATTCCTGGCTCCGTGCCTGACTAAATATAAGTGTAGCTATTGCTATAATTTAGCACCAAAAAGTATATATTGGTGCTAAAATAGCACCATGTCTCCAATAGTTTGTTCTAAATCTTGtttcaaatttaaataatttcCAAAATATACTACACTTTTGATTACAAGTTTAACTACCTTCAAAGTACCCCACAATTTTAATTTTCTATTTCTCCTCTTTTTTCGCTTTTTGATGAGTTGACAATTATAGCACAATACTATATTTTGTGCTAAATTTAGCACAAACTATAGTATTGTGCTATTTTAACACAAAGCACCGTTGAATTGAGATTTTTTACTTTTTGTTCTATATTATAGTTATAGCACAAGATATAGCACACCATTGGACATGCTCTAACAAACTCCAAATAGTTAAAATTTAACCGATCTGAATCTGAAATGAATAAAGCTGGCATAACAAGCCATACATACTGTTATATATATAGAAACAGATAGATAGTTACTGCATGTAAAAAAACACCCATCATTGAAGAACTCAGTGAATTCACCAAACTAAGTAGTGCAAATAACAAACAAGTAACTAAAGTTACCTTCTGAAAGGGAATATATCCATTCTAACGAGGTAAAATCACAAAACCGAAACACAAAAC
The sequence above is drawn from the Apium graveolens cultivar Ventura chromosome 2, ASM990537v1, whole genome shotgun sequence genome and encodes:
- the LOC141705903 gene encoding protein INVOLVED IN DE NOVO 2-like, with protein sequence MIIGSAIMEQMNFQERLMKLAEAQKKEKHQLHQQIIELQKKHDEMQLLELEMEQMRGALETMIPFTEGGDVEVNKRMKSLEEKLKEKEDHLEDLEDLSQALLIKERKSNEEVQDARKELINFFKINRTETSIGVKRMGELDHNLIVSAAKKKYPDAEAEEKAMEFDWKFSEKLTNPGWYPFKLIVVGTDHKEVIDEEDDFIKAIKNEWGNEAYDAAATALTEMNEYNPSGRYCVHELWNFNEGRKATLAEGVRHIAKLYWKAKKRMST
- the LOC141705902 gene encoding xyloglucan galactosyltransferase MUR3-like — translated: MNHTTVTRCRNNFWLIVFTLFIFWYALLYVYDWSGRGDESSKSVDHSISFDASNPDQIQTSNGHAETGSENVSNGMTVEKSEIDSYDENWFEDAEKVKILEKDLEPLMMEAEANKHELLCSGRYIYVHDLPSRFNIDYIKQCNKHSNPDDTCHQLANMGLGSELGNPQRVFMPTGWYATNQFSLDYIFHNRMRQYDCLTNDSSKAAAVFVPFYAGLDIARYLGDYHNISERDADSLAVADWLRNQPEWEEMDGRDHFLVAGRTTWDFRRKGNKDWDMGNKLMLLPEFQNTTVLTIESSPWNKNDFAIPYPTIFHPSTEDEVNTWQNRMRRLRRRYLFSFAGSPKPQRKDSIRGEIINQCTSSKRCRFLDCGNKDEKCEKPLNVMKTFQSSLFCLQPPGDSFTRRSIFDSILAGCIPVFFTPGSAYVQYLWHLPPDFAKYSVLISGFDVKIKKVNIEGVLKRIPRQKVSEMREEVIRLIPKVSYADPRSVLTGIEDAFDGTLKGVLDRVETLRQEIREGKNSSLEFNEENSWKYYMFGTEKRHRWDHFFRTNQD